TCGTTGCCGTGAAGAGAAATTGGTCGTCTTGAGCAAACAACTTCGCCTGCCATGAAAAGTCGACAATGGCAACACGGTCTCCGACTGTCAAGGTTTTGATGACTTGCTTGGCAGCTTGCTTGAGAAGAGCAAGACGGCTTTTGTCCGTCATGCTATTACTAGTGTCGAGGACAAGTACTACATTTTTGGGTCCGCTGCTGGCGGCAATGTACCAGGGCCGGACACGAGGATCGAATGCCCCGCAAGTTTCCGACTGTCTTGCCGGATATATGCGAAAGGCACCATTCTGTGATCCAAAGTACATTTGAGGAGTCCGCAGCCCAAGTCTGTCCCAGTATGGCTTCTGCTCAGCTCGCTTTCGAATGAAGAACTCGTCCAGCTGCTGGGTGAAGCAGACGGTCTCGATGACGTTAGGGTCAGACGGGTTCCCTCCACTG
The nucleotide sequence above comes from Phaeodactylum tricornutum CCAP 1055/1 PHATR_bd_52x36 genomic scaffold, whole genome shotgun sequence. Encoded proteins:
- a CDS encoding hypothetical protein (probably NOT voltage activated channel because of absence of functional motifs), with translation MKILVFTSVFIHLSSRLSVTKATEADFDALIASMEADTSELARQVEFLYQTRCSEASMEACARANYNECTSLYPNQTCPGGQDLNVAQCGDGVSCASLWDYSVSNTRLHTDLIGASGGNPSDPNVIETVCFTQQLDEFFIRKRAEQKPYWDRLGLRTPQMYFGSQNGAFRIYPARQSETCGAFDPRVRPWYIAASSGPKNVVLVLDTSNSMTDKSRLALLKQAAKQVIKTLTVGDRVAIVDFSWQA